From Pelmatolapia mariae isolate MD_Pm_ZW linkage group LG22, Pm_UMD_F_2, whole genome shotgun sequence, a single genomic window includes:
- the LOC134619837 gene encoding coiled-coil domain-containing protein 106-like, whose product MNPSTSREDASPPEHYAPQSSLAAAASSSSAAGGGGGGGLYLNAYEVSFPLEENIERPPPYHLNQGQQMMDEPVVQEPPHSQYSTFILISNLRAHLYVTLEKNAWLQKRIEELEEERNFLRCQLDRFIVSMRSPEGQRGVKVQPASSPSPPSPMTTRSGMTLKRIQGSGSRSRRNAAITKQEFHVEEDKYYTEDEYVEEEEEEEEEEEEDVDSSVEKGIRKKGRGRVSGEPRMKMRRVFRITHGRERQRVKDPDGVLIRYKKILSTYQRVRSMSRAFQIHGVDRNTMASTSPIAELLLVAPEKVSEVGEFEASKEKLLDYARRCYKTMDDETHAKVQTMKKTHKLLPISYRFRN is encoded by the exons ATGAATCCTTCCACCAGCAGAGAGGATGCAAGCCCACCAG aGCACTACGCGCCCCAGTCATCATtagcagctgcagcctcatcttcatcagcagcaggaggaggaggaggaggaggtttaTATCTAAATGCCTACGAGGTCTCCTTTCCCCTGGAGGAGAATATAGAACGACCTCCTCCCTATCACCTGAACCAAGGCCAGCAGATGATGGATG AGCCAGTGGTGCAGGAGCCTCCTCACTCTCAGTACAGCACCTTCATCCTGATCTCTAACCTGCGCGCTCACCTCTACGTCACCCTGGAGAAGAACGCCTGGCTGCAGAAGCGCATCGAGGAGCTTGAGGAGGAACGCAACTTCCTGCGCTGCCAGCTAGACCGCTTCATCGTCAGCATGAGGAGTCCTGAGGGTCAG CGTGGTGTGAAGGTCCAGCCTGCCAGCTCTCCTTCCCCTCCGTCCCCCATGACCACCAGGTCCGGGATGACCCTCAAACGCATCCAGGGATCAGGATCTCGGAGCCGCCGCAACGCTG ccATAACCAAGCAGGAGTTTCACGTGGAAGAAGACAAATACTACACCGAGGACGAGTAtgtggaggaagaggaagaagaagaggaggaggaggaggaagatgtgGACTCTTCAGTAGAGAAGGGGATTAGGAAGAAGGGCAGAGGGCGGGTCAGTGGAGAGCCAAGGATGAAGATGAGGAGGGTCTTCAGGATCACACACGGGAGGGAACGACAGAGAG TTAAAGACCCAGACGGGGTTTTGATCCGTTACAAGAAGATCCTGTCCACCTACCAGCGGGTGAGGAGCATGTCCAGAGCCTTCCAGATCCACGGAGTCGACCGAAACACCATGGCCTCCACCTCCCCCATCGCCGAGCTGCTGCTGGTGGCTCCAGAGAAG GTGTCAGAAGTCGGAGAGTTTGAGGCGTCGAAGGAGAAGCTGTTGGATTACGCCCGGAGGTGCTACAAGACGATGGATGACGAGACGCACGCCAAAGTCCAGACCATGAAGAAGACTCACAAGCTGCTGCCCATCTCCTACAGGTTCAGAAACTGA
- the tmem238a gene encoding transmembrane protein 238a, producing the protein MGGYTGLSHCKLALAFAVFMDVVGGAALLVGVFANLKIQDRDFGDVLVYSGALFLLVSLAGWVLWYSGNIEGLSLADDKKQGHISYAVDRIARTLSRKIRSHRYHS; encoded by the exons ATGGGTGGATATACTGGGTTGTCCCACTGTAAACTGGCTCTGGCCTTTGCCGTGTTTATGGATGTAGTGGGTGGAGCCGCTCTGCTGGTGGGGGTCTTCGCCAATCTGAAGATCCAAGACAGGGACTTTGGAGACGTGTTGGTCTACTCTG GAGCCCTGTTTTTACTCGTGTCTCTGGCCGGATGGGTGTTGTGGTACAGCGGAAACATCGAGGGCCTGTCACTTGCAGATGACAAGAAGCAGGGACACATCAGCTACGCCGTCGACCGCATCGCCCGAACCCTCAGCCGCAAGATACGCTCGCACAGATACCACAGCTGA